A region of Aquarana catesbeiana isolate 2022-GZ linkage group LG08, ASM4218655v1, whole genome shotgun sequence DNA encodes the following proteins:
- the LOC141104879 gene encoding uncharacterized protein isoform X2: MNFTQEDNNYTNNQNDGLKDIEAEIKKEEEETLVSGDQQSMEEGEMIMESKQEECSLHMDSNYNTITQYSPGVNPITDNKTHRPYHLGRSMDPSNPEESSDRSNTVTPDTHLRSCSAGRSTDPSNPKESASGYERESSLSCSVCGKSFTEYRNLLRHPKIHTGERPYSCSECGKGFVRKEELHKHQRIHTGERPCSCSECGKGFSTKQDLDRPRRIHTGERPFSCSECGKCFTTKGQLCRHQRIHTGEHPYSCSECGKCFADVGSLLRHLKMHTGDRPHSCSECGKCFIRRAHLLIHQRSHTGERPFSCLECGKCFYAKAHLQTHQRIHTGEHLFSCSECGKCFKCKRNFLKHQGIHTG, translated from the exons ATGAATTTCACACAGGAAGATAACAACTATACAAATAATCAG AATGATGGATTGAAGGACATCGAAGCTGAgattaaaaaggaagaagaagagacgttggtgagtggagatcagcagtctatggaggagggggagatgattatggaaagtaaacaggaggaatgTTCTCTACATATGGACTCAA ATTATAATACCATCACTCAGTATTCTCCAGGAGTGAATCCCATTACTGATAACAAGACTCACAGACCTTATCATTTGGGGAGATCGATGGatccctctaatcctgaggaatcctCTGATAGATCGAATACTGTTACTCCAGATACACATCTGAGATCTTGTAGTGCAGGTAGATCAACAGATCCATCTAATCCCAAGGAATCTGCTTCAGGCTACGAAAGAGaaagttcattgtcatgttcagtgtgcgggaaatctttcactgaatACAGAAACCTCCTTAGGCACCcgaaaattcacacgggtgagcgtccttattcatgctcagagtgtgggaaaggtttcGTTCGGAAAGAAGAACTTcataaacatcagagaattcacacaggcgagcgtccctGCTCATGTTCGGAGTGCGGAAAAGGTTTCTCTACCAAGCAAGACTTAGATAGACCccggagaattcacacaggtgagcgtcctttttcatgttcggagtgtgggaaatgtttcactacgAAAGGACAACTTTGTCgacatcagaggattcacacaggggagcatccttattcatgttcagagtgtgggaaatgttttgctgATGTTGGAAGCCTCCTTAGGCACCTAAAAATGCACACGGGCGACCGACCTCATtcgtgttcagagtgtgggaaatgtttcattcgGAGAGCACACCTTCttatacaccagagaagtcacacaggcgAGCGCCCTTTTTCGTGtttagagtgtgggaaatgtttctatGCAAAAGCACACCTTCAgacacatcagagaattcacacaggcgagcatcttttttcatgttcagagtgcgggaaatgtttcaagtGTAAAAGAAACTTTCTTAAACACCAGGGGATTCACACAGGATAA
- the LOC141104879 gene encoding uncharacterized protein isoform X1, whose protein sequence is MNFTQEDNNYTNNQNDGLKDIEAEIKKEEEETLVSGDQQSMEEGEMIMESKQEECSLHMDSNGCHVWNTSQGYCILPTDYNTITQYSPGVNPITDNKTHRPYHLGRSMDPSNPEESSDRSNTVTPDTHLRSCSAGRSTDPSNPKESASGYERESSLSCSVCGKSFTEYRNLLRHPKIHTGERPYSCSECGKGFVRKEELHKHQRIHTGERPCSCSECGKGFSTKQDLDRPRRIHTGERPFSCSECGKCFTTKGQLCRHQRIHTGEHPYSCSECGKCFADVGSLLRHLKMHTGDRPHSCSECGKCFIRRAHLLIHQRSHTGERPFSCLECGKCFYAKAHLQTHQRIHTGEHLFSCSECGKCFKCKRNFLKHQGIHTG, encoded by the exons ATGAATTTCACACAGGAAGATAACAACTATACAAATAATCAG AATGATGGATTGAAGGACATCGAAGCTGAgattaaaaaggaagaagaagagacgttggtgagtggagatcagcagtctatggaggagggggagatgattatggaaagtaaacaggaggaatgTTCTCTACATATGGACTCAA ATGGATGCCATGTCTGGAATACCTCTCAAGGATATTGTATTTTACCTACAGATTATAATACCATCACTCAGTATTCTCCAGGAGTGAATCCCATTACTGATAACAAGACTCACAGACCTTATCATTTGGGGAGATCGATGGatccctctaatcctgaggaatcctCTGATAGATCGAATACTGTTACTCCAGATACACATCTGAGATCTTGTAGTGCAGGTAGATCAACAGATCCATCTAATCCCAAGGAATCTGCTTCAGGCTACGAAAGAGaaagttcattgtcatgttcagtgtgcgggaaatctttcactgaatACAGAAACCTCCTTAGGCACCcgaaaattcacacgggtgagcgtccttattcatgctcagagtgtgggaaaggtttcGTTCGGAAAGAAGAACTTcataaacatcagagaattcacacaggcgagcgtccctGCTCATGTTCGGAGTGCGGAAAAGGTTTCTCTACCAAGCAAGACTTAGATAGACCccggagaattcacacaggtgagcgtcctttttcatgttcggagtgtgggaaatgtttcactacgAAAGGACAACTTTGTCgacatcagaggattcacacaggggagcatccttattcatgttcagagtgtgggaaatgttttgctgATGTTGGAAGCCTCCTTAGGCACCTAAAAATGCACACGGGCGACCGACCTCATtcgtgttcagagtgtgggaaatgtttcattcgGAGAGCACACCTTCttatacaccagagaagtcacacaggcgAGCGCCCTTTTTCGTGtttagagtgtgggaaatgtttctatGCAAAAGCACACCTTCAgacacatcagagaattcacacaggcgagcatcttttttcatgttcagagtgcgggaaatgtttcaagtGTAAAAGAAACTTTCTTAAACACCAGGGGATTCACACAGGATAA